The genome window TCCAAGGCGGTGTCGTCACCAGTGCCGGCAGAGGAGGAAGATGTGAGGGTGAAGGTGGAGCGTCTCAGTGATGAGGAGGTCCAAGAGGCATCCTCGCAGCCGGTCAGTGCCTCCCAGAGCTCGCTGAGTGACCAGCAGACGGTGCCAGGGAGTGAACAGGTCCAGGAGGAGCTCCTCATCAGTCCACAGTCCTCCTCTATAGGTGGGGCTATTCTCCTTACCTTAATGATCCACAGCATTTAGAATTGACCACTAAACCTTGCCCCCGAACAGTGATTTTCCAATCATAGCTTAGCAGCATTAACAAGGTACAGCAGGTCTGTCAGTCTTTACGGGGCATTCACACCAAAGAAAGCGCTCCGGCGATTTTCCGTGGGGTGAGTGTCAatgaaacggcccatttgtatgacttcctgttgtgttcttaaaccccccaCAGAGCacagtagactttatatttcacaattactgttttccgtcagatcgtttatagattttGACGTTTTCGACCGCtctatggtgttttaagcccccaacgtctccttccaggcagcgctgcaaccattgacttcaaggcacctaaccctaaccctgccaGTGCATTGGGGACAGACTCACTGTCACACCAGTAGTCCCCTTGTGCCCGTGCCCCTCGCAGCGGCTATCCCGGTCGTTGTGTttttaaccataaccataaccattgcctaatcggcttcaaggcagcgctgcgaccgttgacttcaaggcacctaaccataaccctaactataaccataaccataaccattgcctaatcctagtgctccaggcagcgctgcctggaaggagacgctgggggcttaaaacaccgataaacttTTCGACCGCACTTGaatgcagctttatttcacaggagagagaaagaaaagagacgagagAGACATAGTGAGTGCTTTGTTGCAGGAAATATTCAgctattacacaaactcccaggcagttcagtgcttgtgtttcattttttttttaccctcctAGCATTTTAAAACTTTCCTGTGGCAGCGATAAAGGCAGTGATGTTTGCTGTTAGCTGTACGGGATTCTCACACCACCTCAAACCATAGCTCAAAACACACCGACAAATCgtcggttacatgattggccaccgcagcgtgacgtggggttgcgttcctccaaaagttgagtcggtcGCAGGCCCGCTGCGTCCCCCCTGCGGCAACCCCCGACACAGTCTAAATGCACTTGTTTGCCAAACCTTCTGGTTATTCCTCATCCTCAAATTGATTGCTCTTATTAAAGTGAAGCATACTgttaaaaatgtgaacattaaaGATTCTTAGTAAACACTGTGTTGGTTGTCCAAGTATGTTGTTCTATAGTAAGCATCCAAACCATCCAAGAGTTATGTTAATAATATTGAATAACATTGATTACATTTTCATAAATAATACTAGGGCTAACTAGTTCTACCCTGCAAAGCAAGAACAATGCTGTTGCTTTATTTCCATGTGTTCAGCATGGATCATTGACTAGTAAGGTTGCTGACTCTTTGCTTGGGACACCATTTACCTTTGCTAGCCCCACACCATGTCTGTAGCAATCTAGTGCATATGTAAGACTCTACAGGTTTCTcgtttaaaaatttaaaacattaaaagaaaatcagctggagacagtttttttttttccagcttgtGGAGTTTTAGCATTAGCTAGCTTTAGCTGATGAAGTCTGCTCAAGACAATTGTCAATTCAGCCGATAAATTCACGGCCATCGGCTAGAAATGAGATGTATTGGCTTAAAGGTGCAGTTAAAGTGTTAGTGATAttgtagtcttgctttgccagactttcctccacagagctgcagaggagggtctgctagtccacacagcattccaggatgggagaaaaacgtgctctggtttattggcattcctttaaaccaatcacaatcgtcatgggcagcgcCAAACGCCAGACAGAGCcctggtgccgctgcaaaatagccccgggaaggaacttgttttagtcgtgcaacagaaatctCAGAATGAACAGATAGTttagaagtggaacgtcgtggatatagactagtgatATTGTATCTATCATTGCTATAATAGAGGCTGCGTCCTGACCCAGTTAACACTGACACTTTGTAAAACTTCCGTCAAACCTGCCTCACCCAGCCCTCAGAGCTGCTTACCCACTTACAAGAGTTTTATTTGTATTGGTTTCTGTGGAAAGTTTTGTCTGGTggcccaaatgcagtttaaaaagcTCTTTTGCCCCAccataattaaaaagaaaatggaaacacAATTTTTTCCTAAATTGTTGAATAGCACAGTGAATTGGAATCTAGCAGCATCAATCCTTAAATACGGGATTAGCCCTCAAAGACCTACAGTCTAACCTCATCCAACATGCTCAGATTTTCAGTAGACAGCTACCATATGAGTAACATTTCTTTCTAACTCTTTCTAGGGTCGATGGATGAGGGAGTGTCTGAGGGCTTGCCATCAATGCAGAGCACCTCTAACACTGGAGGACACGCAGAAGATGATGAAAGGTATCGTGATTTGTTTCAACTTGCAACAAGGCAAGTCATAAGCTGTAAAGAATATCTAGACATAAACTGGATGTATACTGGATGTCTGAGCAACACCTGTTTAGATAATACATTTAGATGTCATGTTGAAATTATTGACTATAATATAAAGAATGCTGGTTGCATATCGTAGCCTCAAGCAACATGAGTGATACATTTTATGTGAAAGCTAACGTCTAACGCTAAGCGTCTAACTGGAAATCGTTGAACGTCCTGCAGTCTGACGCATATCACTATCATCGCTAACAACTCAGTAAATAAATGTTCCAAACacaattttttaaatgacataatGCGTGgaccctttttattttttatatgcaGGGAGACAAGCATATTACTCTGGAAGTTACTTCATTGCCATGTCATAGTAGATGTTTTTCCAGTATTCGAGATATATTTCACTTTCATTGAATAATGAAGCTGTCCGTATATGAATATCACTTTGATGTTTCCCCTCTTTGTGTTTCAGGTTAGAAGGTATTCAGTATCCATACCACCTCTATATCAGTCCCTCAGCCAGGCCTGGCACCAATGGCCCTGACAGGCCCTTCCAGTGTCCAACCTGCGGAGTCAGATTCACACGCATTCAAAACCTGAAGCAGCATATGCTCATACACTCCGGTATGTGAATTGGGGAAAATTAAAATTTTGGGAAACTTTGGAATTTAACATTATGTTTTTTAGTTTAAGTTAGAAACAAAAGTCTAAAACTAAAGTCTTTTCCGTGCGGTAACAGGCATTTGTGACACAATCTCCGGCATGCGCCTTCTTGAATGTTCAGTACAGCCCAAACACTTTCATATGCCAAAGAAAAAACCAAGAAGTCTACGTAACTCTTAGCAGACTTTTCAAGATAGTGTAGGACCATACGCCTACAGTTGCGGAATAAACTATTGCCATACTTGGCTGTAACCAGACAAGAATGGTCAGGGAGAAAGGCAACATGGATTGGTAGATAGATTAATTAACTAACAATTGAGTAAGCCTACATCACAACaaaatgtgaggaaaatatgtgtAAGTATGGGAATGCATGCTTTAATGCATTCCTTTTAAATGGCAGTGAAAGTAGTACTGGTGGACTACCATTGAAATAGTACATATCATTCATAATAAAATGAGTCAAAGTTACTGAGCAGTTTGTTTTACAAAAGACAATAGATATATCTTACTCTGCTGTATAAAAAAATGTGGTGAGAGTTCAGatttaaatgtaaacatttagtGTGTAAAAAGGTTTAAGGTGAATCATTTTAAATCCCTCATTGAATCTATGTTGCTAGGTAGTTTGTGGAAGAAACCATTTCTAGGAGCTACAATTCAAAGATTGATAGTCAAAGAACTAAAACTCAAATTTGACCAGATGGATCACATATTTTGCTCTTTAGCTAAATGACCATCTACATGTTTTATTCCTTTTCTTAGCAAGTGGAAAATTGCCTATTGATTTGATAAGAGATTCTTTAGACTTGGAGCTTAAGAGAGAAGTTTTTATGTGAAGACTTGGAGcttaatcgggcgtcgggccgtctggcgaggtcagtgactcgagtctgttcggtgtgttccgtgccgtcggccgtccgaggagccgtcggccttcatttgggccgacctgacatgttcagtcggagacagggcagtcgggactcacccggaaatggggagcggatgagccgctcaaaatctgacaaatcttttaaactgacctttgtcaatctgaaatgaagaccgatTCTACAACTGCATGGcttatttctcgcttaaaatgttttcataaacacgtttcggtgaactattttagttcaatatgagatcgtattctgaacaagccgccatgacagtctggctgtgaatttccggagaaaaaagaaccacgtgatgcgttcgtccaatcagctgccggttttcattttctgggaaataatcagactgttaatggaaacaatacagagcagcgccgcctgctgctatggagacgtattacgtttcgctcaagtcggcatcgcctcagtgtgttctgaggcattttttggacctcggggacccgactgatcagtctgactggcttttctgccgacggtcggaccatctggttggtgtgtcagggcctttacaaATATCTGTATGTATACGTTTCAGAACTGGATTTAAAACTGACCAgggggctgtttcacaaaagcagaatttataaatccaggataaccgataaagcaaggcttgacctagtctaatctgtgcagcctggcttgTTGCGTTTAatgaaggccaagccaggcagAGGAGGAGTGACTAGGTcaagccaggctgaagtaatttggATAGATGCGCGTTCACGGCTTTCCTTAACAGACCGCAAGGTCGataacagatttactgatgctaaaatggagaatatgcattgtacatactttatacagagtgagcagcagcttcttgtggaaggatgataacgtgaaacacattatttgtaaaaaagaaacacggccgctgtaatgaaacagcgagagaaggCGTCGCAGACGATCGCAGACCGACTGAatgtagcctaaaaatatacacactgctctgaattgaacccgtcataatcataccattcaaggattaggctactgaTCATTTGCACATATTAACCGTTgcactctttgccttaaaagtaagcagaagataatgttccTCAGGAAATtaaccatgaagatcaattttctacaacgctagaatatgatgcgtaaatatctttcactctttctccctctctctctctctctctcatgggctaaaatataaatttcctaagtcatattaacttccactgctcgcttttaatgcagagtgtacaactgtttatttttgcaaatgacagtgactcattgaatggtttcagtttagagcagtagttcgtaaatgtatatttttagactatcattcagtcggtccgctattatctgccacgctttttctcgtgtgttttttttatattttttttccttctttacatattatatgctttgctccctcgtatatatggacatagaaaagaaagtcactgaagaaattggactctaaaatctagaaactataaagataattaagtgataaatataatgcacactgtaaacatgaatgtaacggagtatattcatcagttatttccccccagcaaaatataaggtcaaaaaccattgaggtgtcctctccctgttgttaacATGGATGTACAGTAGTCTACAATATATAGTTATTActtcagtgaactaagactgtaatttgggaggattgtacaattaggatatgttcttaaaattgtacaatcctcccaaaaaTAATGGttgttaaagaatacaaaaaaatgatcaactaaaataatttgaggtgcattggtccactatagaaacacacatgtacaacactttatatattgcccttagtaacagacttcattttaaacacatttggcaactttatcagccttttctaattatctcaacaactgcagtaatatattcatcaaacttctaacaacaatatgaacagcagtcttcatacagcaatataacagtagcaatgactgtcacatgaataattataaaataaataatggtcacaactttaaataataacttaacagtacttaaatgaacagcaacatgcacctgttgtattttaatgcatgctgataacaataaggtaaaaccactgctgagtgaacagaaaaggctccaggattaataaatcctggctgttagcctggtcgggaccaggctagctgtacagaataaatctccatggtaacttaggtgcctctgcttttgtgaaactgagtcaaggctaaattgagccaggataactgggaaatcccggcttaatcccttatcttggttttgtgaaatagcgCTCTGGAATCCACCAAAGTCTACATAgagagttgttgttgttattatcagAAGTGCAGATGCTAATGGAAATCTAAATAAAAGGATACATGATAGTGGGTTGCTGTACTTTCCTACAACTTGTTAACAGATTagtgatgaatgaatgaggctTTTTGTTCTGGGCATTCTGGGAAACAGCGATTTGGAAAACAGTTGGGGCTAAATTTGTGGTAAGATGTTGTCATTAACCCCCTCCTTTAACTTACCTCACCCAACACATGTGACGCTAATGTACAAATCAGCTGaactttgtttatttatttccccCCCAGGCATTAAGCCTTTCCAGTGTGACCGCTGTGGGAAAAAGTTCACACGGGCCTACTCCCTAAAGATGCATCGGCTGAAGCACGAAGGTAAACGCTGTTTCCGGTGCCAGATTTGTAGCGCCACATTCACGTCCTTCGGTGAATATAAGCACCACATGAGGGTCTCCCGACACATAATCCGCAAGCCGCGGATTTACGAGTGCAAAACGTGCGGGGCCATGTTCACCAACTCTGGCAATTTAATTGTACACCTGAGGAGTCTGAACCATGAGGCATCCGAACTAGCAAACTACTTCCAGAGCAGGTGAGGAGTCCGGGGGTGCTGACCCCCATCATTTACTCAGATCTCACCTGGATCAAAAAATTACTTCAGTTTAGATTCTAATACCTGAGGTTCATTTGatcttttttccttttatgAGTTTGGTTGTGTACAATTGTTTTTGAGATGATTACAATTGATTTGAATGCTCAGATCAAGTGTACCTGAAGTATTCGATTGTATTTGACTGAGAGAAACAGTTGCACCTTTTTAAAAAGTGCTTAAACGTTGGacctgacaaaacaaaacatcatTTTGTTTGTATTCGAATTGATTTTCCTTAACCAAATAGAGCgggttgtttgtttttatcagcAGCTCAGCCCGCAAAGCCTTGTGAAAGTCAGAACACAGTGTCTTTATAAAGTGGACGAGTGTTTTTATTTCCCAGACTTTTCCACTTCTTAATCAACTCAAGCCCTCACAGGTCGGCAGGACTCAAACGGGCCATTGACTCCTCAAAAGTTTTATAGTAGAAGGTCTACGCCTGAGATCATAACAGTGTGGAAAATTCTCTGGCAATCCAGTCAGACTCTTAACTCCCATCCACAGTCTTCACATAAAAAGATATGTTAACTACGTTGTATCTTTTTTCCAAGTTGCTGATTTGCAGACCAGTTTGTGAGATTCAGCTGTCATCTGTGCTACATATGACAGTTACACCCGACCTTAACTATTTATTCTGGATACTGAGCTCTAATTTCCACTGTGCTTGATAGTAGTGGTAAATGATGTTAAGCTGCATGACTGGGGATTCTGATAAATCTAGTTTACAACGATGCTCACACTTTGCACTCACACATTTTTAAAGAGCCCCTGTCATAGGAATTTAAATGGAATTGTGTAGATATAGTCACGTGGGACCAAGCTAGAGTGGGAATACATTAGTGTATAGATCAAAATTCATCAAAGAGTTGAAGCGACACTCATCTCAGTGTTGACTTTAAAGGTTTGTATATCCATATACATTTTTCTAATTGGGCATTATTTGAAGCATTTGTATAGACACATCCTCTGGTGCACAACATATTATGGCAACATATTAAGGAAATATCCACCCTATATCTAATTACACTTAAGCTATCACAAAAAGTTGGTGCCTTAGTTAATTCTGTTTGACAAATAAACTGTACCCACAAGTATGCGTCAAATGCAAATAATATGTACAGAAGGTTGGAAAGAACATGCATgtaattattatttcaattaaaATTGAGATCTGAATAAAAAGTAACTAAGATTttgatcttgttttttttgactCAAAAGAAATGAAGTAAAGATGAGCCTCCACTTTTATTCTTTCTTCTTTAGCACCAAAGACAATAATCTtagttttgtcttttatttaatAGAAGATTCTGGTTTATCCAGCCATTTATTTGGTCAATGCATTGATGCAGCAAGTCTATTGGAGCAAAGTCAGTCGGTGAAAGTTTTACATAAAGCACAGTATCATCCGCATAATTATAAGCgatgtaattgtttttttataattctGCCCAAAGAGAGCATTTAGAAGTTAAAAAGCAGAGGTCCAAGAATGGAGCTTTGAGGAACTCCACATCACGCTAGAAGATGCCAGATAGAAGCGAACTGTTAACTATTTTCAGCAAATCTGCTGACAagcagttaaaaacatttttcaagttTGTTGGCAGAGCATCAAGGCAGCAGGTTAATGGCTTAAGATGTTGCACTTTAACCTCTGCCTGGTTAAACGGTTGTCTTGATGTTAACAATCATTACTTACTGGTGGAGGCAATTATTCCTGAAAAGACATTGAACATGCATGTATCTTTGTGAAAAATTAGCTAATATAACATATTTTAAATTGTCAACATgtacagtttaaataaaaaaaaaattgtgtcaaGATAGTAAATGGAAATACATTGAACTCCTCTGATTCTCTTTGTCTTTGCAGTGATTTCCTCGTGCCCGACTACCTGAGCCAGgtacaggaggaggaggaggcgctGGGAGTCCAGTATGAGCTGGAGGAGTCCGAACATCACCCCGTCTACCCGGGCAGCACCTCCACCACCACTGCAGCATCGTCCTCCTCCTCAGTCCAGATGCCCGTCATCTCCCAGGTCTCCTCCTCTACCCAGAATTGTGAGAATTCCTCCGGCTTCCTTTCACCCGAGCCCCTGGACCCCCTGGAAGCCCCAGCCTCCCTCAAGATGGACGCCGATGAGA of Sander lucioperca isolate FBNREF2018 chromosome 5, SLUC_FBN_1.2, whole genome shotgun sequence contains these proteins:
- the zbtb44 gene encoding zinc finger and BTB domain-containing protein 44 isoform X1, with amino-acid sequence MGVKTFTHSSTSHSQEMLEKLNALRNEGHLCDVTIRVQDKLFLAHKVVLACCSEFFRSKLVGRLEEDKFVLDLHHVTVSGFAPLLEYAYTSTLSISTENIIDVLAAASYMQMFAVASTCSEFMKSSILWSPSNNSNSNNNNITADKPHESAPESASSNCALTPLDGSVSPVSSDCSVMERNVPICRESRRKRKSFVTMASPESPLKCTTQMVTTSPQIPNPSPSFSDSTAQPVESSLAFPWTFPFGIDRRFHSDKSKLPESPRCLEQGTPGTSEVIVGRRLSDFLTCESSKAVSSPVPAEEEDVRVKVERLSDEEVQEASSQPVSASQSSLSDQQTVPGSEQVQEELLISPQSSSIGSMDEGVSEGLPSMQSTSNTGGHAEDDERYRDLFQLATRLEGIQYPYHLYISPSARPGTNGPDRPFQCPTCGVRFTRIQNLKQHMLIHSGIKPFQCDRCGKKFTRAYSLKMHRLKHEGKRCFRCQICSATFTSFGEYKHHMRVSRHIIRKPRIYECKTCGAMFTNSGNLIVHLRSLNHEASELANYFQSSDFLVPDYLSQVQEEEEALGVQYELEESEHHPVYPGSTSTTTAASSSSSVQMPVISQVSSSTQNCENSSGFLSPEPLDPLEAPASLKMDADETAAMTEDTKLDNSVDGSSPEVFEEEQQQHAQGKELASITIE
- the zbtb44 gene encoding zinc finger and BTB domain-containing protein 44 isoform X5, which translates into the protein MDEGVSEGLPSMQSTSNTGGHAEDDERYRDLFQLATRLEGIQYPYHLYISPSARPGTNGPDRPFQCPTCGVRFTRIQNLKQHMLIHSGIKPFQCDRCGKKFTRAYSLKMHRLKHEGKRCFRCQICSATFTSFGEYKHHMRVSRHIIRKPRIYECKTCGAMFTNSGNLIVHLRSLNHEASELANYFQSSDFLVPDYLSQVQEEEEALGVQYELEESEHHPVYPGSTSTTTAASSSSSVQMPVISQVSSSTQNCENSSGFLSPEPLDPLEAPASLKMDADETAAMTEDTKLDNSVDGSSPEVFEEEQQQHAQGKELASITIE
- the zbtb44 gene encoding zinc finger and BTB domain-containing protein 44 isoform X2 → MGVKTFTHSSTSHSQEMLEKLNALRNEGHLCDVTIRVQDKLFLAHKVVLACCSEFFRSKLVGRLEEDKFVLDLHHVTVSGFAPLLEYAYTSTLSISTENIIDVLAAASYMQMFAVASTCSEFMKSSILWSPSNNSNSNNNNITADKPHESAPESASSNCALTPLDGSVSPVSSDCSVMERNVPICRESRRKRKSFVTMASPESPLKCTTQMVTTSPQIPNPSPSFSDSTAQPVESSLAFPWTFPFGIDRRFHSDKSKLPESPRCLEQGTPGTSEVIVGRRLSDFLTCESSKAVSSPVPAEEEDVRVKVERLSDEEVQEASSQPVSASQSSLSDQQTVPGSEQVQEELLISPQSSSIGSMDEGVSEGLPSMQSTSNTGGHAEDDERLEGIQYPYHLYISPSARPGTNGPDRPFQCPTCGVRFTRIQNLKQHMLIHSGIKPFQCDRCGKKFTRAYSLKMHRLKHEGKRCFRCQICSATFTSFGEYKHHMRVSRHIIRKPRIYECKTCGAMFTNSGNLIVHLRSLNHEASELANYFQSSDFLVPDYLSQVQEEEEALGVQYELEESEHHPVYPGSTSTTTAASSSSSVQMPVISQVSSSTQNCENSSGFLSPEPLDPLEAPASLKMDADETAAMTEDTKLDNSVDGSSPEVFEEEQQQHAQGKELASITIE
- the zbtb44 gene encoding zinc finger and BTB domain-containing protein 44 isoform X6: MDEGVSEGLPSMQSTSNTGGHAEDDERLEGIQYPYHLYISPSARPGTNGPDRPFQCPTCGVRFTRIQNLKQHMLIHSGIKPFQCDRCGKKFTRAYSLKMHRLKHEGKRCFRCQICSATFTSFGEYKHHMRVSRHIIRKPRIYECKTCGAMFTNSGNLIVHLRSLNHEASELANYFQSSDFLVPDYLSQVQEEEEALGVQYELEESEHHPVYPGSTSTTTAASSSSSVQMPVISQVSSSTQNCENSSGFLSPEPLDPLEAPASLKMDADETAAMTEDTKLDNSVDGSSPEVFEEEQQQHAQGKELASITIE